Proteins from one Amycolatopsis benzoatilytica AK 16/65 genomic window:
- a CDS encoding site-2 protease family protein, which translates to MTYATFPLGRIAGIRIGAHWSVLIVLGLLAWLLATAVLPVGAPDSTPVANWAAGIVSAAVFLASLLAHEMCHALVARRYGLRAERITLWLLGGATELPDEPPTPRAQLLVAVAGPAASLLVGGIFLGGAVLAAPVLPAVVSVSLVWLGWSNGVLAAFNLLPGTPLDGGRVLEAIAWRVTGSRDRARRIAGAGGQVLAAAVAAFGVWELLIRGDATGFWLIGMSWFLALAARGEMSAAPLREVLARIRLREVMSTDLVTAPGWYTVQGFLDQAARTRFRTFPVVSFGGAPVGVVSLSALSRVPSSARTSVRIEDICVKPPACLVASPDAPLSEVFSRARLRPGQDLVLVVDRGVLVGVAAPGDLARVLELTALGVRPGHDAGSVK; encoded by the coding sequence ATGACGTACGCGACGTTCCCGCTCGGCCGGATCGCCGGAATCCGCATCGGCGCGCACTGGTCCGTGCTGATCGTGCTGGGACTGCTGGCCTGGCTGCTCGCGACCGCCGTGCTCCCGGTCGGCGCACCGGACTCGACGCCCGTGGCGAACTGGGCGGCCGGGATCGTCAGCGCGGCGGTGTTCCTGGCCTCGCTGCTGGCGCACGAAATGTGCCATGCGCTCGTCGCCCGGCGTTACGGCCTTCGTGCGGAGCGCATCACGCTCTGGCTGCTCGGCGGAGCCACCGAACTGCCCGACGAGCCGCCGACGCCCCGGGCCCAGCTGCTCGTCGCTGTCGCCGGACCGGCCGCGAGCCTGCTCGTCGGCGGGATTTTCCTCGGCGGCGCGGTGCTCGCCGCCCCGGTGCTGCCCGCTGTCGTGTCCGTTTCGCTGGTCTGGCTCGGCTGGTCGAACGGGGTGCTCGCGGCTTTCAACCTGCTGCCGGGGACGCCGCTCGACGGCGGCCGTGTCCTCGAAGCCATCGCGTGGCGGGTGACCGGGAGCCGGGACCGCGCCCGGCGGATCGCCGGAGCCGGCGGCCAGGTGCTCGCCGCCGCGGTCGCCGCTTTCGGCGTTTGGGAGCTGCTCATCCGGGGCGACGCCACCGGGTTCTGGCTGATCGGGATGAGCTGGTTCCTGGCGCTCGCCGCTCGCGGCGAGATGTCCGCCGCGCCGTTGCGCGAAGTGCTCGCCCGGATCCGCCTCCGCGAGGTGATGAGCACCGACCTGGTCACCGCGCCCGGCTGGTACACCGTGCAAGGGTTCCTGGACCAGGCAGCCCGGACCCGTTTCCGCACGTTCCCGGTGGTGTCGTTCGGCGGCGCACCGGTCGGCGTGGTCAGTCTTTCCGCACTGAGCAGGGTTCCGTCGTCCGCGCGCACCTCGGTGCGGATCGAAGACATCTGTGTCAAGCCGCCTGCCTGCCTGGTCGCCTCGCCGGACGCGCCGCTCTCGGAGGTGTTCAGCCGCGCACGGCTGCGTCCCGGGCAAGATCTAGTGCTCGTCGTCGACCGCGGCGTGCTGGTCGGGGTCGCGGCACCGGGCGACCTGGCCCGGGTTCTGGAACTCACCGCGCTCGGCGTGCGGCCGGGTCACGACGCGGGCAGCGTGAAATAG
- a CDS encoding GNAT family N-acetyltransferase, translating to MSVDLAVRVLLADGQVGLVRPLGPADADAVLRLHTGLGERDRYFRFFGPMPSTVDKLTAKIAEAPGVGHAAFGCFIGGVLVGVAHYERAGSSADAEVALVVDGTQRTHGIATLLLEHLAAAARAHGIDRFVAEVMAENAKVIRVFAELGLRYRIDHRGPEWSVEIELDGEDRYPDAFVRRDEIAEAASLAHLLRPASVAVIGAGRRPGSVGRAVLANLLRSGYPGSVEAVHPVASEILGVRCAPSVARLSRTPELAVICLPAEAAANAVEDCGARGVAAAVVISSGLTGSEAGARVRESVRRHGMRLVGPNCLGVLSTDPSCPLDATFLARGPLPGHIGVATQSGGVGIALAEALTGLGLGVSALVSTGDKYDVSGNDLLLWWASDRRTEIVALYLESFGNPRKFGRLAARLARTRPVLAVRAGSGGTAQRAAASHTAAAATPAVTRDALYAQAGIIAVDTVAGLVDALAAISWQPLPAGRRVAVLSNAGGAGVLAADACEREGLTMAELSAETADQLRAVLPAQAAAQNPVDTTAAVPAAEFGQALQIVLADPGVDAVIAATVPTAAGDPSVALAGALPGLGKTVLAVRPGQRERVAPLNAAGPAGTACYDDPATAASVLARLAEYAEWLARPHDEEAPPEMDCAAVREFAAARAEEHEGWLSPAAAAELLRLAEIPCVETYYARNETEAARVAQDSSGPFAVKADAAGLLHKSAGGGVLLGVEGPAGVREAYRLLRGRFGPALHGVTVQPMADRGRELLVGVRSDPVFGPLVVFGLGGVDTDLLADRAARLAPLTGADADLLLDGLRSAEALWASGIDRAAVRRLLLRVGRLATVVPEIAELDLNPVAARPDGCRALDVRIRLERPAAGDPYLRKLSG from the coding sequence ATGAGCGTGGACCTGGCGGTACGAGTCCTGCTGGCCGACGGCCAGGTAGGTCTGGTGCGCCCGCTCGGGCCGGCCGACGCGGACGCCGTGCTGCGGCTGCACACCGGCCTCGGCGAACGGGACCGCTACTTTCGGTTCTTCGGCCCGATGCCGTCCACTGTGGATAAATTGACCGCGAAGATCGCCGAGGCGCCCGGCGTTGGGCACGCGGCGTTCGGCTGCTTCATCGGCGGCGTGCTGGTCGGCGTCGCGCACTACGAGCGAGCCGGGTCGAGCGCGGACGCGGAGGTCGCGCTCGTCGTCGACGGCACCCAGCGCACCCACGGCATCGCCACGCTGCTGCTGGAACATCTCGCCGCGGCCGCGCGGGCGCACGGAATCGACCGCTTCGTCGCGGAAGTGATGGCGGAGAACGCGAAGGTGATCCGGGTGTTCGCCGAACTCGGGCTGCGCTATCGCATCGACCATCGCGGACCGGAATGGTCGGTCGAAATCGAGCTCGACGGCGAGGACCGCTACCCGGACGCGTTCGTCCGCCGCGACGAAATCGCCGAGGCGGCGAGCCTGGCGCATCTGCTGCGACCGGCGTCGGTCGCGGTGATCGGCGCGGGCCGGCGCCCCGGCTCGGTCGGCCGTGCGGTGCTCGCGAACCTGCTGCGGAGCGGATATCCCGGCTCGGTCGAAGCGGTGCACCCGGTGGCGTCGGAAATCCTCGGCGTGCGCTGCGCGCCGTCGGTGGCGCGGCTGAGCCGGACTCCGGAGCTGGCGGTGATCTGTCTCCCGGCCGAAGCGGCGGCGAACGCGGTGGAGGACTGCGGTGCGCGCGGTGTGGCCGCGGCGGTGGTGATCTCGTCCGGGCTGACCGGCTCCGAGGCGGGCGCCCGGGTGCGGGAATCGGTGCGCCGGCACGGAATGCGCCTGGTCGGGCCGAACTGTCTCGGCGTGCTTTCGACCGATCCGTCCTGCCCGCTGGACGCGACTTTCCTCGCCCGCGGGCCGCTGCCCGGGCACATCGGCGTCGCCACCCAGTCGGGCGGCGTCGGGATCGCCCTCGCCGAAGCGCTGACCGGCCTCGGCCTCGGCGTCTCGGCGCTGGTGTCCACTGGCGACAAGTACGACGTCAGCGGCAACGACCTGCTGCTGTGGTGGGCGAGCGACCGGCGCACCGAAATCGTGGCGCTCTATCTGGAATCTTTCGGCAATCCCCGCAAGTTCGGCCGGTTGGCGGCGCGGCTGGCCCGCACCCGGCCGGTGCTCGCGGTGCGAGCGGGCAGCGGGGGCACTGCCCAGCGCGCGGCCGCGTCGCACACTGCGGCGGCGGCGACTCCGGCGGTGACCCGCGACGCGCTTTACGCGCAGGCAGGCATCATCGCGGTCGACACGGTCGCCGGGCTGGTGGACGCGCTCGCGGCGATCTCGTGGCAGCCGCTGCCAGCCGGACGGCGGGTGGCGGTGCTGAGCAACGCCGGCGGGGCGGGCGTGCTCGCCGCGGATGCCTGCGAGCGGGAAGGGCTCACGATGGCGGAGCTGTCCGCGGAGACCGCGGATCAGCTGCGTGCCGTGCTGCCGGCCCAGGCCGCTGCGCAGAACCCGGTGGACACGACCGCCGCGGTACCGGCCGCGGAATTCGGGCAGGCGCTTCAGATCGTGCTCGCCGATCCCGGGGTGGACGCGGTGATCGCCGCGACCGTGCCGACCGCGGCGGGCGATCCCTCGGTCGCGCTGGCCGGAGCGCTGCCCGGGCTCGGCAAGACGGTGCTCGCGGTACGGCCCGGGCAACGGGAGCGGGTCGCCCCGCTGAACGCGGCGGGGCCCGCGGGAACGGCGTGCTACGACGACCCCGCGACCGCGGCCAGTGTGCTCGCCCGGCTGGCGGAGTACGCGGAGTGGCTGGCCCGGCCGCACGACGAGGAAGCGCCGCCGGAGATGGACTGCGCCGCGGTACGGGAGTTCGCCGCCGCACGCGCGGAGGAACACGAGGGATGGTTGTCGCCGGCAGCGGCCGCCGAGCTGCTCCGGCTCGCCGAGATCCCTTGCGTGGAAACGTATTACGCGCGAAACGAAACCGAAGCGGCCCGCGTCGCGCAGGATTCGTCCGGGCCGTTCGCGGTCAAGGCGGACGCGGCCGGGCTGCTGCACAAATCGGCGGGCGGCGGGGTGCTGCTCGGGGTCGAGGGCCCGGCCGGAGTGCGCGAAGCGTACCGGCTGCTGCGCGGCCGGTTCGGCCCGGCGCTGCACGGCGTGACGGTCCAGCCGATGGCCGACCGCGGCCGCGAACTGCTCGTCGGCGTGCGCTCGGACCCGGTGTTCGGCCCGCTGGTGGTGTTCGGGCTGGGCGGGGTCGACACCGACCTGCTCGCCGACCGGGCCGCCCGGCTCGCGCCGCTCACCGGCGCGGACGCCGATCTGCTGCTCGACGGCCTGCGTTCGGCGGAGGCGCTGTGGGCGTCCGGGATCGACCGGGCCGCAGTGCGCCGGTTGCTGCTGCGGGTCGGCCGGCTGGCGACGGTCGTGCCCGAGATCGCGGAGCTGGACCTGAACCCGGTGGCGGCGCGGCCGGACGGGTGCCGGGCGCTCGACGTCCGCATCCGGCTCGAACGGCCCGCGGCCGGCGATCCGTACCTGCGCAAGCTGTCCGGCTGA
- a CDS encoding universal stress protein: MTRPVVAGVDGSAAALAAVRWAAAEAVRRGTELVVFRAELVDGPDLLPHRKPLGDAEMLLEPGYRQLCVAAEAARSAVPAVAVRRRLRLGAAAEQLIAMSGETELIVLGSHGVGGLRGAVIGSVALRTAALARCPVAVVRGRAEADGPVVVGIDESDRSERALAVAFEAAAARAAAVEAVHVWHDGSPGRESALRDQVAAWSRKHPEVPVRVHLVRARSAARALSGMSSGAQLVVVGSRGRGPVAGGLLGSTGNWLLAHADCPVEVAR; the protein is encoded by the coding sequence ATGACCAGGCCGGTGGTCGCCGGGGTCGACGGGTCCGCGGCCGCGCTGGCCGCGGTCCGGTGGGCGGCGGCCGAGGCGGTGCGGCGCGGGACCGAGCTGGTGGTGTTCCGCGCCGAGCTGGTCGACGGCCCGGACTTGCTGCCGCACCGGAAGCCGCTCGGCGACGCCGAGATGCTGCTGGAACCGGGCTACCGCCAGCTCTGCGTCGCCGCGGAGGCGGCGCGTTCAGCGGTGCCCGCGGTCGCGGTGCGCCGGCGGCTCCGGCTCGGCGCCGCGGCCGAGCAGCTGATCGCGATGTCCGGCGAGACCGAGCTGATCGTGCTCGGCTCGCACGGGGTCGGCGGCCTGCGGGGCGCGGTGATCGGGTCGGTGGCGCTGCGGACGGCCGCGCTCGCGCGCTGCCCGGTGGCGGTCGTCCGCGGCCGGGCGGAGGCGGACGGGCCGGTCGTGGTCGGCATCGACGAATCGGACCGGAGCGAACGGGCGCTGGCCGTCGCGTTCGAAGCGGCCGCGGCGCGCGCGGCGGCGGTGGAGGCGGTGCACGTGTGGCACGACGGCAGCCCGGGCCGCGAAAGCGCGTTGCGGGATCAGGTGGCCGCGTGGTCCCGGAAGCATCCGGAGGTGCCGGTGCGGGTGCACCTGGTGCGGGCGAGGTCGGCGGCGCGCGCGCTGAGCGGGATGTCGTCCGGCGCGCAGCTGGTCGTGGTGGGCAGCCGGGGCCGGGGACCGGTCGCCGGGGGCCTGCTCGGCTCGACCGGGAACTGGCTGCTGGCGCACGCGGACTGCCCGGTCGAGGTGGCTCGCTGA
- a CDS encoding heavy metal translocating P-type ATPase: MARLRVRPPGETVLLTVVAVLLAAGGIFWAAASPGSAWCWAAATVVALAPAIWWAAADLRHRRWGADTLAVLALASTLAVGEFFAGAVIAAMVATGRVLESRAQRRAGRDLTALLERAPRTAHLRDGDDLREVPAGEVAAGDAVVVLPGEVVPVDGVLAAAGLFDESALTGEPLPVNRPAGDTVHSGVVNAGAAVELTARATADESTYAGVVRLAESAAAQTAPVARLADQAAAWFLPAALVLAGAAWLLSGDVHRAVAVLVTATPCPLLLAVPIAVTAGMSRTARAGVVVKDGAALESLGRAKVLLMDKTGTITAGRPEVADVVCAPGWSAEDALRLAASVEYYSPHVLAAAVVRAAESAGIQRSRAEDVGELPGAGVSGRVGERIVRVGRLPTGRVVPAWACSAERRGRLDLASLLWVDCDGEPVAALLAKDRIRPDAARTMRRLRTAGIGTIRLLTGDRVDNAREVAALLGLDDVQAEVTPEDKLAAVGAAQASGLVVMTGDGVNDAPALAAADVGVALGSRGATAAAQAADAVILDDRLARLADAAEIARRSRRLAVQSAVVGVALSFAAMAAAAAGLLAPAAGALVQEAIDVAAILNALRALRVPAPGAPAPAGLVRRFESEHELLRPALLAIRQAADALSEGASPAADGAVRRARDALLGQVLPHEMAEETELYPALAGALGGPESTVPMSRAHTEIARLARRLERHLAEAPTGIQGDQVDDLRATLYGLDAVLTLHFAQEEEAYFTLPAS; encoded by the coding sequence ATGGCGCGTCTGCGGGTACGGCCGCCGGGCGAAACTGTGCTCCTGACGGTGGTCGCGGTGCTGCTGGCGGCGGGCGGAATCTTTTGGGCGGCGGCAAGTCCGGGCTCGGCGTGGTGCTGGGCGGCGGCGACCGTGGTCGCGTTGGCACCCGCGATCTGGTGGGCCGCGGCCGATCTCCGCCACCGGCGCTGGGGTGCGGACACGCTCGCGGTGCTGGCGCTCGCCTCGACGCTCGCGGTCGGCGAGTTCTTCGCCGGCGCGGTGATCGCGGCGATGGTCGCGACCGGTCGGGTGCTCGAATCGCGGGCGCAGCGGCGAGCGGGCCGGGATCTCACCGCGCTGCTCGAACGGGCGCCGCGGACTGCGCATCTGCGCGACGGCGACGACCTGCGCGAGGTCCCCGCCGGGGAGGTCGCCGCCGGCGACGCGGTGGTGGTTTTGCCCGGCGAAGTCGTGCCGGTGGACGGAGTGCTGGCCGCCGCCGGACTGTTCGACGAGTCCGCGCTGACCGGCGAGCCGCTGCCGGTCAACCGGCCCGCCGGCGACACTGTCCACAGTGGAGTGGTGAACGCCGGGGCCGCGGTGGAGCTGACCGCGCGGGCGACCGCGGACGAAAGCACCTACGCCGGCGTGGTGCGGCTGGCGGAATCGGCGGCCGCGCAGACCGCGCCGGTCGCCCGGCTGGCCGACCAGGCGGCGGCGTGGTTCCTGCCCGCCGCGCTGGTGCTGGCCGGGGCGGCGTGGCTGCTGAGCGGCGACGTGCACCGGGCGGTCGCGGTGCTGGTGACGGCGACGCCGTGCCCGTTGCTGCTGGCGGTGCCGATCGCGGTCACCGCGGGAATGTCCCGCACCGCGCGGGCCGGCGTCGTGGTCAAAGACGGTGCGGCGCTGGAATCACTGGGCCGGGCAAAGGTCCTGCTGATGGACAAGACCGGCACGATCACCGCGGGACGGCCGGAAGTGGCGGACGTGGTGTGCGCTCCGGGCTGGTCCGCGGAGGACGCGCTCCGGCTGGCCGCGAGCGTCGAGTACTACTCGCCGCACGTCTTGGCCGCCGCGGTGGTCCGGGCCGCCGAATCGGCCGGGATACAGCGCAGCCGGGCCGAGGACGTCGGGGAGCTGCCCGGGGCCGGCGTGTCCGGACGGGTCGGCGAGCGGATCGTGCGGGTCGGCCGGCTGCCGACCGGGCGTGTCGTGCCGGCCTGGGCGTGCAGCGCGGAACGGCGCGGACGGCTCGACCTGGCGAGCTTGCTGTGGGTCGACTGCGACGGTGAGCCGGTGGCGGCGTTGCTGGCGAAGGACCGCATCCGGCCGGACGCGGCCCGCACGATGCGCCGGCTGCGGACGGCCGGGATCGGCACGATCCGGCTGCTCACCGGCGACCGGGTGGACAACGCCCGGGAGGTCGCGGCGCTGCTCGGACTCGACGACGTCCAGGCCGAAGTCACCCCCGAGGACAAGCTGGCCGCCGTCGGCGCCGCCCAGGCAAGCGGGCTGGTCGTGATGACCGGCGACGGCGTGAACGACGCGCCGGCGCTGGCGGCGGCCGACGTCGGGGTGGCGCTCGGCTCCCGTGGCGCGACCGCCGCGGCGCAGGCCGCCGACGCGGTGATCCTCGACGACCGGCTGGCCCGGCTCGCCGACGCCGCGGAGATCGCTCGCCGGTCGCGGCGGCTGGCGGTGCAGAGCGCGGTCGTCGGGGTGGCGCTGTCGTTCGCTGCGATGGCGGCCGCCGCGGCGGGGCTCCTGGCCCCGGCCGCGGGCGCACTGGTGCAGGAAGCGATCGACGTGGCCGCGATTCTCAACGCGTTGCGGGCCCTGCGGGTCCCGGCGCCGGGCGCGCCCGCGCCGGCTGGGCTGGTCCGCAGGTTCGAAAGCGAGCACGAACTTCTCCGTCCGGCGCTGCTGGCGATCCGGCAGGCCGCCGACGCGCTTTCCGAGGGGGCCAGCCCGGCCGCCGACGGCGCGGTCCGGCGCGCTCGCGACGCGCTGCTCGGCCAGGTGCTGCCGCACGAAATGGCCGAGGAAACCGAGCTGTACCCGGCTCTGGCCGGTGCGCTGGGCGGGCCGGAGAGCACCGTGCCGATGAGCCGTGCACATACCGAGATCGCCCGCCTCGCGCGGCGGCTGGAACGCCATCTGGCGGAGGCGCCGACGGGGATCCAAGGCGACCAGGTGGACGACCTGCGCGCGACGCTCTATGGGCTGGACGCGGTGCTGACGCTGCATTTCGCGCAGGAAGAGGAAGCCTATTTCACGCTGCCCGCGTCGTGA
- a CDS encoding acetate/propionate family kinase, with product MRVLTLNPGSSSLKAAAVHDGTAVGWTAWPSDLPGAVHDAVRRWPRPDAVAVRFVHGGAQKAPAVVTDGLLANLERLAPLAPIHQPMSLEITRQVRELLPGTPVVACFDTAFHANLPDAAAHYPLPRAWTRQNRLRRYGFHGLSAQYAVRRTAELLGRPVAELQLVCAHVGAGVSVTAVRGGRSVDTSMGFTPLEGPAMATRSGSVDPGLLLHVMKTAPMSPDEMADALYHRSGLAGMSGTSGDLGAVRAVAAAGDPDAALAVAVYSHRLRREIGAAATRLGRLDALVFTGGVAEYQPEAVAAVARDLGVLGLRVGALARADADRIVSRPDSAAPVLVIRTREDLELARGAEAALASGEGGPSRARVADRSEAR from the coding sequence GTGCGAGTCCTGACGCTGAACCCCGGTTCGTCCAGCCTGAAGGCGGCGGCCGTGCACGACGGCACCGCGGTCGGCTGGACCGCCTGGCCGAGCGACCTGCCCGGCGCGGTGCACGACGCGGTGCGGCGCTGGCCGCGTCCGGACGCGGTGGCGGTGCGCTTCGTCCACGGCGGCGCGCAGAAGGCGCCGGCGGTGGTGACCGACGGGCTGCTCGCGAATCTCGAACGGCTCGCTCCGCTCGCTCCGATTCACCAGCCGATGTCGCTCGAGATCACCCGCCAGGTACGGGAGCTGCTGCCGGGGACGCCGGTGGTGGCCTGCTTCGACACCGCATTCCACGCGAACCTGCCGGACGCGGCCGCGCACTACCCGTTGCCGCGCGCGTGGACCCGGCAGAACCGGTTGCGCCGCTACGGTTTCCACGGACTGTCGGCGCAGTACGCGGTGCGCCGCACCGCGGAGCTGCTGGGCCGTCCGGTGGCCGAACTGCAGCTGGTCTGCGCGCACGTCGGCGCGGGGGTGTCGGTCACCGCGGTGCGGGGCGGTCGCAGCGTCGACACGTCGATGGGGTTCACCCCGCTGGAGGGCCCGGCGATGGCGACCCGCTCCGGATCGGTCGATCCGGGGCTGCTGCTGCACGTCATGAAGACCGCTCCGATGAGCCCGGACGAGATGGCGGACGCGCTTTACCACCGGTCCGGGCTCGCCGGAATGAGCGGGACCAGCGGCGACCTGGGCGCGGTGCGCGCGGTGGCGGCGGCCGGCGATCCGGACGCGGCGCTGGCGGTCGCGGTGTACTCCCACCGGCTGCGCCGGGAGATCGGGGCCGCGGCGACCCGCCTGGGCCGGCTGGACGCGCTCGTGTTCACCGGCGGTGTCGCGGAATACCAGCCGGAGGCGGTCGCCGCGGTGGCGCGGGACCTGGGAGTGCTCGGCTTGCGCGTCGGGGCGCTGGCGCGCGCCGACGCCGATCGCATCGTGAGCCGTCCGGATTCGGCGGCGCCGGTGCTGGTGATCCGGACGCGGGAAGACCTCGAACTCGCGCGCGGCGCGGAGGCCGCGCTGGCCAGCGGGGAAGGAGGGCCGAGCCGTGCACGGGTCGCCGACCGCAGCGAAGCCCGGTGA
- a CDS encoding flavodoxin domain-containing protein, whose amino-acid sequence MKIVIAVATRHGSTREIAEQIAASLRAGLEEAGTSAEVDVADAAHVESFAGCDAAVIGSAVYFGHWLDPARQLVREHREELSRIPVWLFSSGPVGQRTRPGEDPVDATDVLACCAAREHRLFGGKIDRSVLHFPERAVVAALRAKDGDNRDWPVIRAWGQAIARQLSDARRGPSSLGFGQSGSGATAAARGLLKARPRSRREERA is encoded by the coding sequence ATGAAAATCGTGATCGCGGTGGCGACCCGGCACGGGTCGACGCGGGAAATCGCCGAGCAGATCGCGGCATCGCTGAGAGCGGGCCTCGAAGAAGCCGGGACGTCGGCCGAGGTCGACGTCGCCGACGCAGCGCACGTCGAGTCGTTCGCCGGCTGCGACGCGGCGGTGATCGGCAGTGCCGTCTACTTCGGACACTGGCTCGACCCGGCGCGGCAGCTGGTCCGCGAGCACCGGGAAGAACTGTCGCGGATCCCGGTCTGGCTGTTCTCCAGCGGGCCGGTCGGGCAGCGGACGCGGCCCGGCGAGGACCCGGTGGACGCGACCGACGTGCTGGCCTGCTGCGCTGCCCGGGAACATCGGCTGTTCGGCGGCAAGATCGACCGTTCGGTGCTGCATTTTCCGGAGCGCGCGGTGGTCGCCGCGCTGCGCGCGAAGGACGGCGACAACCGGGACTGGCCGGTCATCCGTGCCTGGGGCCAGGCGATCGCCCGTCAGCTCAGCGACGCCCGCCGGGGACCTTCGTCCCTCGGCTTCGGGCAGTCCGGCAGCGGTGCGACGGCCGCCGCGCGCGGTTTGCTGAAGGCGCGACCCCGTTCGCGACGAGAGGAGAGAGCATGA
- a CDS encoding Hsp20/alpha crystallin family protein, whose protein sequence is MTSLLPGSRMALPSIAAWMERPWPFAEHNPVRIEESAEGGKYTVRAELPGFDPDKHITVTTHDGLLTIEADREAKKSTDGHSEFYYGKFSRTVTLPAGAEAAKVTATYVDGILEISMPIADQPHEKQIKIHVDKA, encoded by the coding sequence ATGACTTCCCTGTTGCCCGGTTCCCGGATGGCGCTGCCCAGCATCGCCGCCTGGATGGAACGCCCGTGGCCGTTCGCCGAGCACAACCCGGTGCGGATCGAGGAATCCGCGGAGGGCGGCAAGTACACGGTGCGCGCCGAGCTGCCCGGGTTCGACCCGGACAAGCACATCACGGTGACCACGCACGACGGGCTGCTGACCATCGAAGCCGACCGGGAGGCGAAGAAGAGCACCGACGGCCACAGCGAGTTCTACTACGGCAAGTTCAGCCGCACGGTGACCCTGCCCGCGGGCGCGGAAGCCGCCAAGGTGACCGCGACCTACGTCGACGGCATCCTCGAGATCTCGATGCCGATCGCCGATCAGCCGCACGAGAAGCAAATCAAGATCCACGTCGACAAGGCGTGA